The following proteins are co-located in the Mesorhizobium australicum WSM2073 genome:
- a CDS encoding MFS transporter — MTDTTLQLEDAAIGLDADTPAAWSAATWFAVISLAATSFALVSAEFLPAGLLTPMARDLGISEGTAGQVVTATASVGAVTAMLSNVLIGRLNRKTVLVGLMALAVASNILAALAPNFWLLLLGRAGLGIALSAFWALSVAVVARLVGANATGRGMAIVTLGVSLATIAAPSLGALISDWLGWRSAMAMTAGLAVLAMLAQLLSLPTLPATTSNSLADVFRLTRRRGIQIGMLAIVLLMTGHFAGSVYVRPFLEHVTLLATGPIALALLGFGIAAVIGNIAGGRMADANIHMALVVTAALMAVAALALVLWGVHIGVAFGFVTLWGFAFGMGPVVLPTNLSRAAPDALEAAGSLMVVSFQVAITIGAVVGGYVVDTYGATAPLTVTAILAASTAVLALLQPRA, encoded by the coding sequence GTGACAGACACAACATTACAGCTTGAAGACGCCGCGATTGGCCTTGATGCCGACACGCCGGCCGCGTGGAGTGCAGCCACCTGGTTTGCGGTCATTTCACTGGCGGCAACCAGCTTTGCCCTGGTGTCAGCCGAATTCCTGCCGGCAGGCCTGCTGACGCCAATGGCGCGCGATCTCGGTATCAGTGAGGGAACGGCCGGACAGGTCGTCACCGCCACCGCTTCCGTCGGCGCCGTGACGGCCATGTTGAGCAATGTTCTTATCGGCCGATTGAACCGCAAGACGGTGCTGGTCGGTCTCATGGCGTTGGCGGTGGCTTCCAATATCCTTGCGGCGCTGGCACCCAATTTCTGGCTGTTGTTGTTAGGCCGGGCCGGGCTGGGGATTGCTCTCAGCGCTTTCTGGGCACTTTCGGTTGCCGTCGTGGCGAGGCTGGTCGGCGCCAATGCGACAGGCCGGGGCATGGCTATCGTTACCCTCGGCGTCTCGCTCGCCACCATTGCCGCGCCGTCCTTGGGGGCGTTGATCAGCGACTGGCTGGGATGGCGCAGCGCCATGGCCATGACAGCGGGGCTGGCCGTATTGGCCATGTTGGCGCAGTTGCTCAGCCTGCCGACCTTGCCGGCGACAACAAGCAACAGTCTTGCAGACGTGTTTCGACTTACACGGCGGCGCGGCATTCAAATCGGCATGCTGGCCATTGTCTTGCTGATGACGGGGCATTTTGCTGGTTCTGTCTATGTGCGCCCCTTCCTCGAACACGTCACGCTGCTTGCAACCGGTCCAATCGCCCTGGCTCTGCTTGGGTTTGGCATCGCCGCTGTGATCGGCAACATTGCTGGCGGCCGCATGGCCGATGCCAATATTCACATGGCTCTCGTGGTCACCGCGGCGTTAATGGCGGTTGCGGCGCTGGCCTTGGTGCTTTGGGGCGTGCACATTGGCGTTGCCTTCGGATTCGTCACGCTTTGGGGCTTCGCCTTCGGCATGGGGCCGGTGGTGCTGCCAACCAATCTCTCGCGTGCGGCACCTGACGCGCTGGAAGCAGCGGGCAGCCTGATGGTCGTCTCTTTCCAGGTTGCCATCACGATCGGCGCGGTTGTCGGTGGCTATGTCGTGGACACCTATGGTGCCACGGCGCCGTTGACCGTTACGGCCATCCTTGCTGCATCGACAGCTGTGCTCGCTCTGCTGCAGCCTCGCGCCTGA
- a CDS encoding monovalent cation:proton antiporter-2 (CPA2) family protein — protein sequence MAAEAAGSDLIQVVALLAAGVVAVPIFKRMGLGSILGYLAAGVVIGPFGLGVFSESGAILHVAELGVVMFLFIIGLEMQPSRLWGLRREIFGLGALQVGVCAVLLTGVGMAGGFPIAQSFVAGAGFVLTSTAIVMQLLEERGEIAAPKGQRIVSILLLEDLAIVPLLALIAFLAPGGAGTSLSERLTEVGIGLAAIIGLVVAGRYLLNPFFRILADARAREVMTAAALLVVLGSALAMQLSGLSMAMGAFLAGVLLSESTFRHQLEADIEPFRGILLGLFFLAVGMSLDLHVVAANWKLIAVYVVAYMVMKAFGIYIVARILKSGHREALERAVFMAQGGEFAFVLYSAAAAVGIIDGQANATLTAIVIISMVLTPLAIIALRYFTPRDEQSLDGVEVADGLSGSVLIIGFGRFGQIASQPLLLRGIDVSIIDNDVEMIQAAADFGFKVYYGDGTRLDILHAAGAGRARAVLICVDKPDAAIRIAELVKAEFPLLTVLARAFDRGTALQLIRAGVDYQLRETFESALVFGGSTLEALGVDPEDVAETIEDVRRRDTARFETQLAEGIRSGQRFLKGNIGTPIPTPLSTPRRPGQALNEETAGVLHKSESAD from the coding sequence ATGGCGGCAGAGGCAGCGGGCAGCGATCTCATTCAGGTGGTGGCATTGCTGGCGGCGGGCGTGGTGGCCGTCCCGATCTTCAAGCGCATGGGTCTCGGTTCGATTCTCGGTTACCTGGCCGCCGGCGTGGTGATCGGTCCGTTCGGCCTCGGCGTCTTTTCCGAATCGGGAGCCATCCTCCATGTCGCCGAACTCGGCGTGGTCATGTTCCTGTTCATCATCGGCCTGGAAATGCAGCCGTCTCGGCTCTGGGGCCTGCGCCGCGAGATCTTTGGGCTGGGCGCGCTTCAAGTCGGCGTCTGCGCGGTGCTCTTGACTGGTGTCGGCATGGCCGGAGGGTTTCCGATCGCGCAATCCTTCGTCGCCGGCGCCGGTTTCGTGCTGACCTCGACGGCCATCGTCATGCAGCTTCTGGAAGAACGCGGCGAAATCGCCGCGCCCAAGGGCCAGCGCATCGTCTCCATCCTGCTGCTGGAGGACTTGGCCATCGTGCCGCTGCTCGCCTTGATTGCTTTCCTGGCGCCGGGCGGTGCCGGTACCAGCCTGTCGGAGCGGCTGACCGAGGTCGGCATCGGCCTCGCCGCGATCATCGGCCTGGTGGTGGCGGGACGCTACCTCCTCAACCCCTTCTTCCGCATCCTGGCGGATGCCCGTGCGCGCGAAGTGATGACGGCTGCGGCTCTGCTGGTCGTGCTCGGATCGGCGCTTGCCATGCAGCTCAGCGGCCTGTCGATGGCGATGGGCGCGTTCCTGGCCGGCGTGCTGCTCTCGGAATCAACCTTCCGCCATCAGCTTGAAGCCGACATCGAGCCGTTCCGCGGCATCCTGCTCGGCCTGTTCTTCTTGGCGGTCGGCATGTCGCTCGATCTGCATGTGGTGGCCGCGAACTGGAAGCTGATCGCCGTCTACGTCGTGGCCTACATGGTGATGAAGGCTTTCGGCATCTACATTGTCGCCCGCATCCTGAAATCAGGCCACCGCGAGGCACTGGAGCGCGCGGTCTTCATGGCGCAAGGCGGTGAATTCGCCTTTGTGCTCTATTCCGCGGCCGCCGCCGTCGGCATCATCGACGGCCAGGCAAACGCAACGCTGACCGCGATAGTCATCATCTCCATGGTGCTGACGCCGCTGGCGATCATCGCCTTGCGCTATTTCACGCCACGGGACGAGCAGTCGCTGGACGGCGTCGAAGTCGCCGACGGCCTGTCCGGCAGCGTGCTGATCATCGGCTTTGGCCGCTTCGGCCAGATCGCCAGCCAACCCCTGCTCTTGCGCGGCATCGACGTCTCGATCATCGACAACGATGTCGAGATGATCCAGGCGGCCGCCGATTTCGGCTTCAAGGTCTATTATGGCGACGGCACGCGGCTGGACATCCTACACGCGGCCGGGGCCGGCCGGGCGCGGGCCGTGCTCATTTGTGTCGACAAGCCCGACGCCGCCATCCGCATCGCCGAACTCGTCAAGGCTGAGTTCCCCCTGCTTACGGTGCTGGCCCGTGCGTTCGACCGCGGCACGGCGCTGCAGCTCATCCGCGCCGGCGTCGATTATCAGCTGCGCGAAACCTTCGAATCGGCGCTCGTCTTTGGTGGCTCGACCCTCGAGGCGCTGGGCGTCGATCCCGAGGACGTCGCCGAAACGATCGAGGACGTCAGGCGCCGCGACACGGCCCGGTTCGAGACCCAGCTCGCCGAAGGCATCCGCTCGGGACAGCGTTTCCTGAAAGGCAATATCGGTACGCCGATCCCGACCCCGCTCTCGACGCCCCGCCGTCCTGGCCAGGCGCTCAACGAGGAAACGGCCGGCGTCCTGCATAAATCCGAATCGGCGGATTGA
- the folK gene encoding 2-amino-4-hydroxy-6-hydroxymethyldihydropteridine diphosphokinase, with amino-acid sequence MSGPNNTVYLSLGGNLGDPAASMGAALRLLDADPDTDMAAVSSLYRTPPWGKLDQPDFLNAAAELSTRLSPRALLDLCLDAERKLKRVREERWGPRLIDIDILVFGDRIIHETGLEVPHPRMLERAFVLAPLAEIAPDLAVGGKRVADRLSAVDAAGIERLPSGRDWWRR; translated from the coding sequence TTGTCTGGCCCGAATAACACCGTCTATCTGAGCCTCGGCGGCAATCTGGGCGATCCGGCGGCGTCGATGGGAGCCGCGTTGCGCCTGCTCGACGCCGATCCCGATACCGACATGGCCGCCGTCTCCTCGCTCTACCGGACGCCGCCCTGGGGTAAGCTCGACCAGCCGGATTTCCTCAATGCGGCCGCCGAATTGTCGACGCGGCTGTCGCCGCGGGCATTGCTCGACCTCTGCCTCGATGCCGAGCGAAAGCTCAAACGTGTGCGTGAGGAGAGGTGGGGGCCGCGCCTCATCGACATCGACATCCTGGTGTTCGGCGACCGCATCATCCATGAAACGGGCCTGGAAGTCCCGCACCCGCGCATGCTGGAGCGCGCCTTCGTGCTGGCGCCGCTGGCCGAAATCGCGCCGGATCTTGCCGTCGGCGGCAAACGCGTGGCTGATCGCCTGAGCGCGGTCGATGCGGCCGGCATCGAGCGGCTGCCGTCGGGCCGCGACTGGTGGCGGCGCTAA
- a CDS encoding AraC family transcriptional regulator gives MLDRSSQPSSPSHIPMDALSEVLQDFRLSGVNYGRCELRHPWSIEFPRQSLLRFHFVGQGPCWIHTEAQGWQELRDGDLVLLPQGIAHRLASAPDVVGDSLEGCQVIKLGGNVCEVVREGTGATSTLFCGSMALDSCALNPLITLMPAVIKGCDVAGNDPVVGPLLAAMTMEAAQPQMGSATILSRMADLLTARLIRCWVNCNGASTTGWLAAIRDPHIGRALAAMHRDPGHDWTLGSLASVAGQSRSIFAARFSAVLGEGAARYLARLRMQLARELLGQSGLSVAEVATRLGYDSEASFARAFKRITNVSPGIVRRTNPGRIDMNFGF, from the coding sequence ATGCTTGACCGTTCGTCCCAGCCGTCTTCGCCGTCCCATATCCCGATGGATGCGCTCAGCGAAGTCCTGCAAGACTTTCGCCTGAGTGGCGTCAACTATGGCCGCTGCGAGCTCCGACATCCATGGAGCATAGAATTTCCGCGACAATCGCTGCTTCGTTTTCACTTTGTCGGCCAGGGTCCGTGCTGGATTCACACCGAAGCGCAGGGCTGGCAAGAGTTGCGCGATGGCGATCTGGTGCTGCTGCCGCAGGGCATCGCCCATCGGCTGGCGAGTGCGCCGGACGTGGTGGGCGACTCGCTCGAGGGCTGCCAGGTGATCAAGTTAGGGGGCAATGTCTGCGAAGTGGTGCGGGAAGGAACGGGCGCGACAAGCACCCTTTTCTGCGGCTCCATGGCCTTGGACTCCTGTGCGCTCAATCCATTGATCACGTTGATGCCGGCTGTCATCAAGGGTTGCGACGTGGCCGGCAATGACCCGGTCGTTGGTCCTTTGCTGGCTGCCATGACGATGGAGGCCGCGCAACCGCAGATGGGCAGCGCCACCATCTTGTCGCGTATGGCGGATTTGCTGACAGCCCGGCTCATCCGCTGTTGGGTCAATTGCAACGGAGCCTCGACCACTGGTTGGCTCGCAGCCATCCGCGATCCCCATATCGGCCGCGCCCTGGCAGCCATGCATCGAGACCCCGGCCACGACTGGACGCTGGGAAGCCTTGCGAGCGTGGCAGGCCAATCGCGATCGATTTTCGCCGCGCGTTTCAGCGCTGTATTGGGCGAGGGTGCCGCGCGCTATCTCGCCCGCCTGCGCATGCAGCTTGCCCGCGAGTTGTTGGGGCAGAGCGGCTTGTCGGTTGCCGAGGTCGCTACCCGTTTGGGCTATGATTCCGAGGCATCCTTCGCTCGCGCGTTCAAGCGCATCACCAATGTCTCGCCGGGAATTGTGCGTCGCACAAATCCCGGACGAATAGACATGAATTTCGGATTTTAA
- a CDS encoding DUF922 domain-containing Zn-dependent protease: MMIRSLLCALLLTAAVPANAANLVKTYSYFAIGGRTLEDIEQQLAKHGPQVKSTGSRHPGATQMAFTTRISYASQPGSCRIADAVVTVKVKVILPEWRRPRKADADVRLFWDTLSADIKRHEDRHVEIAQNHGRALEDALKAAYPQKDCDAAKARAAAITAAELAKHDRDQVRFDRVEGANFESRILRLLRYRMERIESGQLRPPA; the protein is encoded by the coding sequence ATGATGATACGATCCCTGCTCTGCGCGCTGCTGCTTACCGCCGCCGTTCCGGCGAATGCGGCCAATCTGGTGAAGACATACAGCTATTTCGCCATTGGCGGCAGAACGCTGGAGGATATCGAGCAGCAACTTGCCAAACACGGGCCCCAGGTCAAAAGCACGGGGTCGCGCCACCCTGGCGCCACCCAGATGGCTTTCACGACACGCATTAGCTACGCCAGCCAGCCGGGCTCCTGCCGGATCGCCGACGCGGTCGTCACCGTCAAGGTCAAGGTGATCCTTCCCGAATGGCGCCGCCCGCGCAAAGCCGACGCCGATGTGCGGCTGTTCTGGGATACCTTGTCCGCCGACATCAAGCGCCATGAAGACCGCCATGTCGAGATAGCCCAGAACCACGGCCGCGCGCTGGAAGACGCCCTGAAGGCAGCTTATCCGCAGAAGGATTGCGACGCCGCAAAGGCCAGGGCCGCCGCGATCACGGCGGCCGAGCTTGCCAAACACGACAGGGACCAGGTGCGGTTCGACCGTGTCGAAGGCGCCAATTTCGAAAGCCGCATCCTGCGGCTGCTGCGTTACCGGATGGAGCGCATCGAGAGCGGCCAGTTGCGGCCGCCGGCCTGA
- a CDS encoding YcjF family protein: protein MTAPRKPAAFRIEPEAAPKQDAPQARQTEPSRRPRSMNADVALVIPAEVDVFDEPDVIAAEPPPSVAPRRRSVLGSIFFGAFGVLVSLAVGLWTDQLIRDLFARAEWLGWLAAGMAAIALLALLVILIREFLAIARLAEVEKLQKRALDAIARDDPKAARAVVDELSAFVAAKPDTAAGRRALAELRGEIIDGANLVRLAEAEILGPLDVRAKVMILEAAKRVSLVTAVSPRALVDVAYVVFEAGRLIRRLSELYGGRPGTLGFFRLARSVLAHLAVTGSIAIGDSFVQQIVGHGLAARLSAKLGEGVVNGMMTARIGLAAMETARPLPFSAARRPGLGDFLAALTSFAAKKDAETAGSGK, encoded by the coding sequence ATGACCGCGCCCCGCAAACCGGCGGCATTCCGCATCGAGCCGGAAGCCGCGCCGAAACAAGACGCGCCACAAGCACGCCAGACCGAACCGTCGCGCAGACCGCGCTCCATGAACGCCGATGTGGCGCTGGTCATCCCGGCGGAGGTCGACGTTTTTGACGAACCGGACGTTATTGCCGCCGAGCCGCCGCCATCGGTCGCCCCCAGAAGGCGCTCGGTTCTCGGCAGCATCTTCTTCGGCGCCTTCGGCGTGCTGGTTTCGCTGGCTGTCGGCCTGTGGACCGACCAGTTGATACGCGATCTCTTTGCCCGCGCCGAATGGCTGGGCTGGCTGGCCGCCGGGATGGCGGCGATTGCGCTGCTGGCGCTGCTGGTAATCCTGATTCGCGAGTTCCTGGCCATCGCCCGCCTCGCCGAGGTCGAAAAGCTGCAGAAGCGCGCGCTCGATGCCATCGCGCGCGACGATCCGAAAGCGGCACGCGCGGTGGTCGACGAGTTGTCGGCCTTTGTCGCGGCCAAACCCGACACCGCTGCCGGCCGGCGCGCGCTGGCTGAATTGCGCGGCGAGATTATCGACGGCGCCAATCTGGTGCGCCTGGCGGAGGCGGAAATCCTCGGCCCCCTTGATGTCAGGGCCAAGGTGATGATTCTCGAGGCCGCCAAGCGGGTCTCGCTGGTGACGGCGGTGAGCCCGCGCGCGCTGGTCGATGTCGCTTATGTCGTGTTCGAGGCCGGGCGCCTCATCCGCCGGCTGTCGGAACTCTATGGCGGACGGCCCGGAACGCTGGGTTTTTTCCGCCTGGCGCGCAGCGTACTGGCGCATCTGGCGGTCACCGGTTCGATCGCCATCGGCGACAGTTTCGTCCAGCAGATCGTCGGCCACGGCCTGGCGGCCCGCCTCTCGGCAAAGCTGGGCGAAGGCGTCGTCAACGGTATGATGACGGCGCGCATCGGTCTCGCCGCGATGGAGACGGCGCGCCCCCTGCCCTTCAGCGCTGCCAGGCGCCCGGGACTGGGCGATTTCCTCGCAGCATTGACTTCGTTCGCAGCCAAGAAAGACGCCGAAACAGCTGGCTCCGGCAAATAG
- a CDS encoding DUF924 family protein, whose amino-acid sequence MELDSRALSITKFWRDAGEDAWFEKNDAFDADFRDRFLDLHYAAARRECDVWSSHAEGSLALMILLDQFPRNCFRGTGHMFATDPLAKHFAQKAVDAGHDLALEPEVRVFLYLPFEHSENLADQERSVELHTARAAFNLKYALEHRDIIQRFGRFPHRNRMFGRETTAEEKAFLDDGGFSG is encoded by the coding sequence ATGGAATTGGACAGCAGAGCCCTGTCGATCACCAAGTTCTGGCGCGACGCCGGCGAGGATGCTTGGTTCGAGAAGAACGACGCTTTCGATGCCGATTTCCGCGACCGCTTCCTCGATCTCCACTACGCCGCAGCGCGCCGTGAATGCGATGTCTGGTCAAGCCATGCCGAGGGCTCGCTGGCGCTGATGATCCTGCTCGACCAGTTCCCGCGCAATTGCTTTCGCGGCACCGGCCACATGTTTGCGACCGACCCACTGGCAAAGCATTTTGCGCAAAAAGCGGTCGATGCCGGCCACGATCTGGCATTGGAACCGGAAGTGCGTGTGTTCCTCTATTTGCCGTTCGAACATTCGGAAAATCTTGCGGACCAGGAGCGGTCGGTCGAACTTCATACCGCCAGGGCCGCGTTCAATCTGAAATACGCGCTGGAGCACCGCGACATCATCCAGCGCTTCGGCCGCTTTCCGCACCGCAACCGGATGTTTGGCCGCGAGACCACGGCCGAGGAAAAAGCATTCCTGGATGACGGTGGTTTCTCCGGCTGA
- the folP gene encoding dihydropteroate synthase has translation MTAGRWQLAHGRHLELGGKAVVVGILNVTPDSFSDGGLFDAPEPALVQARRMIGEGAAVIDVGGESTRPGAAAISASEEQARILPVIEALAQVGDVLISVDTYRADTARLAVKAGAHIVNDVWGLQREPDIARVAAETGAGLVIMHTGRDRDKLPDVIADQLAFLGKSLEIGRGQGVADDHIVLDPGFGFAKETAEENLDLMARFAELGALGFPLMAGTSRKRFIGTVTGRDAADRAAGTAATSVILRLKGAHLFRVHDVAINVDALAVADAMLARETGSER, from the coding sequence ATGACGGCGGGGCGATGGCAATTGGCGCATGGACGCCATCTCGAGCTTGGCGGCAAGGCCGTGGTCGTCGGCATCCTCAATGTCACACCCGACAGCTTCTCCGATGGCGGCTTGTTTGATGCTCCTGAACCGGCGCTCGTCCAGGCGCGCCGCATGATCGGGGAAGGAGCTGCCGTCATCGATGTCGGCGGAGAATCGACTCGCCCGGGCGCCGCCGCGATATCGGCCAGCGAGGAGCAGGCCCGTATCCTGCCGGTGATCGAGGCGTTGGCGCAGGTCGGCGACGTGCTGATTTCCGTCGACACCTATCGTGCCGACACCGCGCGGCTCGCCGTCAAGGCCGGTGCGCATATCGTCAACGACGTCTGGGGTCTGCAGCGTGAGCCCGACATTGCGCGGGTGGCGGCCGAAACCGGCGCCGGGCTCGTCATCATGCATACCGGACGGGATCGCGACAAGCTGCCCGATGTGATCGCCGACCAGCTGGCGTTCCTGGGAAAATCGCTTGAAATCGGGCGCGGGCAAGGTGTCGCCGACGACCATATCGTGCTCGATCCCGGCTTCGGCTTCGCCAAGGAGACGGCGGAGGAAAACCTCGATCTGATGGCACGGTTTGCCGAGCTTGGCGCGCTCGGCTTCCCGCTGATGGCCGGTACGTCGCGAAAGCGTTTCATCGGCACCGTCACCGGCCGCGACGCCGCCGACCGGGCGGCCGGCACGGCGGCGACCAGCGTCATTCTCCGACTCAAGGGCGCGCATCTGTTTCGCGTCCATGATGTCGCAATCAACGTGGACGCGCTGGCGGTGGCGGATGCTATGCTGGCGCGGGAAACCGGATCGGAACGCTGA
- a CDS encoding MDR family MFS transporter: MDQAVDKQAVAAVSAPLSESEKNAIIGGVLLSMLLAALDQTIVAPAMPTIGRLLGHAEYLPWIVTGYLLTATAVAPLYGKISDVYGRRPTVYAAILIFLAGSLVSALAPNMFVLILGRAIQGAGGGGLFALTQIVVGDLVPPRERARYAAWFSGTWAVASVAGPLLGGTFAEHLHWSLIFWINIPLGFLAMAIINKPLKKLPIAAKNHSIDGLGALLLIVATALLLLALNWGGSAYLWLSPEVIGVLACSALFWGAFALRLMRAAEPLISLEVLGNPIVLAGTLSMFLLQASSVGLAVYLPVYLQSILGLTASESGIAMLGLLLGTVGGAASSGRLIPRFTHYKRIAMVGVVFAILCTGLLAFVAGHASLLVVEALTICIGLGTGTTFPVTTVSVQNAVDRMHLGVATGVLTFLRSLGSALGVAMLGAVALGFGLPLAGEGVQVAGHVVSAQPFVMIFLVAAGTLGLGLVTLTLMPEKELRGHVDDPAPILAE; the protein is encoded by the coding sequence ATGGACCAGGCTGTCGACAAGCAGGCCGTGGCGGCCGTGAGCGCGCCGCTGAGCGAAAGCGAAAAGAACGCCATTATTGGCGGCGTTCTCCTGTCGATGCTGCTGGCAGCCCTCGACCAGACCATCGTCGCGCCCGCCATGCCGACCATCGGGCGCTTGCTCGGCCATGCCGAATACCTGCCATGGATCGTCACCGGCTACCTCTTGACCGCAACCGCCGTGGCACCGCTCTACGGCAAGATTTCCGACGTCTATGGGCGTCGGCCAACCGTCTACGCGGCAATCCTCATCTTCCTTGCTGGATCGCTGGTCAGCGCACTGGCCCCCAACATGTTCGTCCTCATCCTGGGTCGCGCGATCCAGGGGGCCGGTGGCGGCGGTCTTTTCGCGCTGACGCAGATCGTGGTCGGAGACCTCGTCCCGCCGCGCGAGCGGGCGCGCTATGCGGCGTGGTTTTCCGGTACCTGGGCCGTTGCCAGCGTCGCCGGGCCGCTGCTGGGCGGCACCTTCGCTGAGCATCTGCACTGGTCTCTCATTTTCTGGATCAATATCCCGCTGGGCTTTCTTGCCATGGCGATCATCAACAAGCCGCTCAAGAAGCTGCCCATCGCGGCCAAGAACCACAGCATCGATGGCCTCGGCGCATTGCTGCTGATCGTGGCAACGGCGCTGTTGCTGCTGGCACTGAACTGGGGCGGCAGTGCCTATCTCTGGTTATCGCCGGAAGTCATCGGCGTCCTGGCGTGCTCCGCGCTGTTCTGGGGCGCCTTTGCCTTGCGGCTGATGCGGGCGGCCGAACCGCTCATCTCGCTCGAGGTGCTGGGCAACCCGATCGTCCTGGCCGGCACCCTGTCGATGTTCCTGCTCCAGGCCTCCAGCGTCGGCCTTGCCGTGTATCTGCCGGTCTATCTGCAGTCGATACTCGGCCTCACGGCCAGCGAGTCGGGCATTGCAATGCTTGGTCTTCTGCTTGGAACCGTGGGCGGCGCCGCTTCCAGCGGCCGCCTGATACCACGCTTCACCCACTACAAGCGCATCGCCATGGTCGGCGTCGTCTTCGCCATCCTGTGCACGGGCCTGCTGGCTTTTGTCGCCGGCCATGCATCGCTGCTTGTCGTCGAAGCCCTGACCATCTGTATCGGGCTGGGAACCGGCACGACATTTCCGGTAACCACCGTGTCCGTGCAGAACGCCGTCGACCGCATGCATCTTGGCGTGGCGACGGGGGTGCTTACCTTTCTGCGTTCGCTGGGCAGTGCATTGGGGGTGGCGATGCTCGGCGCGGTCGCCCTTGGCTTTGGGTTGCCGCTGGCCGGCGAAGGCGTTCAGGTGGCTGGACATGTCGTATCGGCCCAACCCTTCGTGATGATCTTTCTCGTCGCGGCCGGCACTCTGGGATTGGGTCTCGTCACGCTGACGCTGATGCCCGAGAAAGAACTTCGGGGCCACGTCGATGATCCGGCGCCGATCCTGGCGGAATAA
- a CDS encoding NAD(P)/FAD-dependent oxidoreductase encodes MTGIISTDVLIVGAGPVGLFAVFELGLLDLKCHLIDILDKPGGQCAELYPEKPIYDIPGWPSISAQGLVDKLLEQVAPFQPEFTYNRMVFSLEKLEDGGFRVTTDENEVFEAKVVVIAAGGGSFQPKRPPIPGIEPYEGKSVFYSVRRMEDFRGHDLVIVGGGDSALDWTLNLQPMAKSVTLVHRRAEFRAAPDSVNKMYAMQEMKQLEFRVGQVTGLTGADGQLSSATIKGGPDGDVEVPCTRMLPFFGLTMKLGPIAEWGLNLHENLIPVDTEKFQTSVPGIFAVGDINWYPGKLKLILSGFHEVALMAQAAKRIVSPGERIVFQYTTSSTSLQKKLGVSG; translated from the coding sequence ATGACCGGCATCATCAGCACAGACGTCCTCATTGTCGGGGCGGGGCCGGTCGGCCTGTTCGCCGTGTTCGAGCTCGGCCTGTTGGACCTGAAATGCCACCTGATCGACATCCTCGACAAGCCCGGCGGCCAATGCGCGGAACTCTATCCGGAAAAGCCGATCTACGACATTCCCGGCTGGCCCTCGATCTCGGCGCAAGGGCTCGTCGACAAGCTGCTCGAGCAGGTCGCGCCGTTCCAGCCTGAATTCACCTATAACCGTATGGTCTTCAGCCTTGAGAAACTGGAAGACGGCGGCTTTCGCGTCACCACGGACGAGAACGAGGTGTTCGAGGCCAAGGTGGTGGTCATCGCCGCCGGCGGCGGCTCATTCCAGCCGAAGCGCCCGCCAATCCCGGGCATCGAACCCTATGAGGGCAAGAGCGTCTTCTATTCGGTGCGCCGGATGGAGGATTTCCGCGGCCATGACCTTGTCATCGTCGGCGGCGGCGACTCGGCGCTCGACTGGACGCTGAACCTGCAGCCGATGGCAAAGAGCGTGACACTGGTTCACCGGCGGGCCGAGTTTCGCGCGGCGCCCGACAGCGTCAACAAGATGTACGCCATGCAGGAGATGAAGCAGCTGGAATTCAGGGTCGGTCAGGTGACCGGGCTCACCGGAGCCGATGGCCAGTTGTCATCGGCCACCATCAAGGGCGGCCCGGATGGCGACGTCGAGGTGCCTTGCACCCGCATGCTGCCGTTCTTCGGACTGACCATGAAGCTCGGCCCGATCGCGGAATGGGGGCTCAATCTCCATGAGAACCTGATCCCGGTCGATACCGAGAAGTTCCAGACCTCGGTGCCCGGCATCTTCGCGGTGGGCGACATCAACTGGTACCCGGGCAAGCTGAAGCTGATCCTGTCGGGCTTTCACGAGGTGGCGCTGATGGCGCAGGCCGCCAAGCGCATCGTCAGCCCCGGCGAGCGCATCGTGTTCCAGTACACGACCTCGTCCACCAGCCTGCAAAAGAAGCTCGGCGTTTCCGGCTAG